The following are encoded in a window of Euwallacea fornicatus isolate EFF26 chromosome 21, ASM4011564v1, whole genome shotgun sequence genomic DNA:
- the LOC136345818 gene encoding homeobox protein EMX2-like: MSFRIEDILKDSKCPYKEDSGNEAETSHLPLERDKNNLNHPLFIKSGTYADYHPHYLRYVGGQSLDLKIDSLGGAYANITYQSVGSCCSRLMTPKVNETDKIYSSSYIYPEKFYPHTTYNHILPLSFPIYNHYSKRRNQVRFSTSQTKALEHKFSWQKYLSPEDRKLLAYSLKLSDRQVKTWFQNRRAKWRRNLTGSMNSDTKTHPSNSTS; this comes from the exons ATGTCGTTCAGAATCGAGGATATTCTCAAGGACAGTAAATGCCCTTACAAGGAAGACTCTGGCAATGAAGCTGAGACTAGCCATTTACCATTAGAGAGGGATAAAAACAACCTAAATCACCCCTTATTCATAAAAAGTGGTACTTATGCGGACTACCATCCCCATTACCTGCGGTATGTTGGAGGGCAATCTCtggatttgaaaattgatagtCTTGGTGGGGCATATGCCAATATCACATATCAATCTGTGGGTAGTTGCTGTTCCAGGTTGATGACTCCTAAAGTCAATGAAACTG ACAAAATATACTCATCCAGTTACATATACCCTGAAAAGTTTTACCCTCACACAACTTACAATCACATACTACCACTCAGCTTCCCCATCTACAACCATTACTCGAAAAGAAGAAATCAAGTGCGTTTTTCAACCAGTCAGACTAAGGCTTTAGAGCATAAATTTTCATGGCAGAAGTACTTAAGCCCTGAGGACAGGAAATTGTTGGCCTACTCGCTGAAATTATCAGACAGacag GTTAAGACCTGGTTTCAAAACCGCCGAGCTAAATGGAGAAGAAACCTCACTGGATCGATGAATAGTGATACCAAAACCCATCCCTCCAACTCGACGTCGTAA
- the EloB gene encoding elongin-B: MDVFLMIRRKKLTIFTDAKDTTTVLELKKIIEGILKIPPQNQQLYNKDNTVMEDAHMLQEYGLNSSSAKAQSPATVGLAVRDDNGAFEALDLIPYSAPPDLPDVMKSQETNGQEQAN, encoded by the exons ATG GACGTTTTTTTGATGATCAGAAGAAAGAAACTTACCATATTTACCGACGCTAAGGATACCACCACAGTATTGGagctgaaaaaaatcattgaag GAATTCTCAAAATACCACCTCAAAACCAGCAACTTTATAATAAAGATAATACAGTGATGGAAGATGCTCACATGCTCCAAGAGTATGGCCTCAATTCAAGCTCGGCTAAAGCACAGAGTCCTGCAACTGTAGGGTTGGCAGTTAG GGATGACAATGGAGCATTTGAAGCATTAGACTTGATACCATATTCTGCTCCACCAGATTTGCCTGATGTTATGAAATCACAGGAAACTAATGGCCAAGAACAAGCAAACTAG
- the Vps2 gene encoding charged multivesicular body protein 2a has protein sequence MEWLFGKKLTPEELLRKNQRALNKAVRDLDREKQKMEQQEKKVINDIKKLAKEGQMDAVKIMARDLVRTRRYIKKFMLMKANIQAVSLKIQTLRSQNAMAQAMKGVTRAMASMNRQLNLPQIQRILQEFEKQSEIMDMKEEVMNDAIDDAMEGDDDEEESDAIVGQVLDELGLQLTDTLSGLPQTAGVLPANGSKQPAAAAVAGGNGGLPDADADLQARLANLRRE, from the exons ATGGAGTGGTTGTTTGGTAAAAAACTTACCCCCGAAGAGTTGCTTCGAAAAAACCAACGGGCATTAAATAAAGCCGTCAGAGACTTGGACCGAGAGAAGCAGAAAATGGAGCAACAGGAGAAAAAAGTCATCAATGACATAAAGAAATTAGCCAAGGAAGGTCAAATG GATGCAGTTAAAATAATGGCCAGAGATTTAGTAAGAACTCGacgttatattaaaaaattcatgctTATGAAGGCCAACATCCAGGCAGTTTCACTTAAAATCCAAACATTAAGATCGCAAAATGCCATGGCACAAGCCATGAAGG GAGTCACAAGAGCAATGGCTAGTATGAACCGTCAATTAAATTTGCCCCAAATTCAGAGAATACTGCAAGAATTTGAGAAGCAGTCAGAAATAATGGATATGAAAGAGGAAGTAATGAATGATGCTATTGATGATGCAATGGAGGGGGATGATGATGAGGAGGAgag TGATGCAATTGTTGGTCAGGTGTTAGATGAATTAGGGCTACAACTTACTGATACATTGTCAGGACTACCTCAAACAGCAGGAGTATTGCCAGCAAATGGAAGCAAACAACCAGCAGCTGCAGCAGTTGCAG GTGGAAATGGAGGATTACCTGATGCAGATGCTGATCTTCAAGCTCGTTTAGCTAACCTAAGACGAGAGTGA